In the genome of Candidatus Cloacimonadota bacterium, the window AATTAGCTTTTATTTTGTCATAGATAAACCTGTCGAGAAAAATTTCAGTCCAATTTGCTTTCATCATGAATCGGGCTGCAACATTAACAGCCATTCCCAGAGCAGTATATTCTCCTCTTTTTTCACTTCCGATAAAGCCCGTGAAAGCTGTTCCAAAACTTAATCCGATCCTGCAATAGAATCCTTTTGTTCTTATAACTTCCAACGCAAAATCGCAGGCTCTGATCTCCATTTGCTCTTTTGAGATCGGAGCTCCAAAAAGAATAAGGATAACTCCGCCTTTATCACTGAAGTCGATCTTGTTGAAATAGCCGCCGTATTCATTGCTCAATTGAATGATCCTGCTTAAATGAAGATGGAAATTCTCTTTCTGTTGAAACGAAAGAAAGCAGGAAATAACGCTTCTGAACTCTCCTTTCGATTTAAGATATAATATTGAATCAGGAATAAAAGGCTGTAATTCTTTTTGGGTCAGTTTGATTTTTTGGGTTTCGATTACAAGGTTAGCAGGAACGGAATTTACAATATAATAACCGATACTTTTTTCACTGAA includes:
- a CDS encoding adenylate/guanylate cyclase domain-containing protein; translation: MINLIPQYIVKNHKEKRLEGHLEAATMFIDISGFTAMTQSLMRNGDEGAEILTEIINRIFTPSIDIIYQNKGFISTFAGDAFTSIFPNDRVDVDSAIYAAVEIQKIFQQIGIQKTRFGIFELQIKIGLSLGEVEWKIIQTADMNSYYFRGKTIYRATKCEHLCSVGEIIIDNTLKKLSKGKFSEKSIGYYIVNSVPANLVIETQKIKLTQKELQPFIPDSILYLKSKGEFRSVISCFLSFQQKENFHLHLSRIIQLSNEYGGYFNKIDFSDKGGVILILFGAPISKEQMEIRACDFALEVIRTKGFYCRIGLSFGTAFTGFIGSEKRGEYTALGMAVNVAARFMMKANWTEIFLDRFIYDKIKAN